One genomic window of Nicotiana sylvestris chromosome 10, ASM39365v2, whole genome shotgun sequence includes the following:
- the LOC104214343 gene encoding uncharacterized protein has product MVNSSENPLSPPKEIIPTPSITPSTTPISKKGRVKMMARKVVIGEEQIKKINEKLKASREEEPQKSDESFKSATEGEEIVSSKTEHVTCGPKVTPKTISEVATNSETRFVLIGTVAGVETTESGKIGVWSKESAGEEESVRETEGNESGEAAEGLVRLGKDVQEPVPSKQETLVDLLRKVSDSYNPKRKKSLGVKVPSTATTNKKRKAASFIPVETPPTRVRSTRSQNKQSEVELEKALKQSKKKAVAKGKKKMLDPVKDEEETKEMKVVTPKAKKVKTSTKKSVLKSRKVKIVEEEEWNREEEKSDYEKDKMVKFGKRTYLKSRLLRDLEEEGMLMMLEKLQLQG; this is encoded by the exons ATGGTCAACTCCTCTGAGAATCCCTTATCACCACCCAAGGAAATCATACCCACACCATCTATTACACCTTCAACCACACCTATCTCTAAGAAAGGAAGGGTAAAGATGATGGCTCGTAAGGTTGTCATTGGTGAAGagcaaataaagaaaataaatgaaaaattgAAAGCGAGTCGGGAAGAAGAACCCCAGAAATCTGATGAATCATTCAAGTCTGCTACTGAGGGAGAAGAAATTGTTTCTTCTAAGACAGAGCATGTAACATGTGGCCCTAAAGTTACTCCTAAAACTATCTCTGAGGTTGCTACAAATTCggaaactaggtttgttctgaTAGGAACTGTGGCTGGTGTTGAAACAACTGAGTCTGGGAAAATTGgtg TGTGGAGTAAGGAATCTGCTGGAGAAGAAGAGAGTGTGAGAGAAACAGAGGGAAATGAGTCTGGAGAAgctgctgaggggttggttcGATTAGGGAAGGACGTTCAAGAACCTGTTCCATCTAAGCAAGAAACCCTCGTAGACCTTCTGAGAAAGGTATCTGACAGTTACAATCCTAAAAGGAAAAAGAGTTTAGGTGTCAAAGTCCCTAGTACTGCTacgacaaataagaaaagaaaggctGCTTCATTTATCCCTGTTGAAACTCCTCCTACAAGAGTAAGATCTACAAGGAGTCAGAATAAGCAAAGTGAGGTTGAACTAGAAAAGGCCTTAAAACAAAGTAAGAAGAAAGCTGTTGCTAAGGGAAAGAAGAAGATGCTTGACCCTGTTAAG GATGAAGAGGAGACAAAAGAAATGAAGGTTGTGACTCCAAAGGCAAAGAAAGTCAAGACTTCCACAAAGAA GTCTGTATTGAAATCAAGAAAAGTGAAAATAGTGGAGGAAGAAGAATGGAatagagaagaagaaaaatctgattaTGAGAAGGACAAGATGGTTAAGTTTGGGAAGAGAACCTACTTGAAAAGTAGACTCCTCAGGGACTTGGAGGAGGAAGGTATGTTGATGATGCTGGAGAAGTTACAGTTGCAAGGTTAG